The Paraconexibacter algicola genome includes the window CACGGTAGGGGGCCTCGCGGCGTCGTCGCCGCGGGGACCGCGGTTCCGGAGCCCCGAGCCCCGAGGCACGGCAGCAGGGTGGTCGCGAGCAGGCGCACGTGTGCCGCACGCCGCGACCGCCCTCCTGAGGCGCCTCGCCGGGATGCCCGCGACGCTCCTCTCGCTCGCACAGAGCGACCGGACGCTATGTCCGATATGTTGGCGGCATGCGAGATGCCGTCATCGTCGAAGCCGTCCGGACCCCTGTGGGCAAGCGTGGTGGCGGTCTGTCCACCGTCCACCCCGTCGACCTGTCGGCGCACCTCCTCGGTGCGCTGGTCGATCGCACGGGGGTGGATCCGGCCGTGGTCGACGACGTCATCTGGGGGGTCGGGGCGCAGGTCGGTGACCAGTCCTTCAACGTCGCGCGGAGCGCGGTCCTCGCGGCGGGCTGGCCGGAGGAGGTGCCGGGCGTGTCGCTGGACCGGCAGTGCGGCTCCTCGCAGCAGGCGGTGCACTTCGCCGCCGCCGGCCTCGTGAGTGGCCAGTACGACGTGGTCGTCGCGGGTGGGATGGAGTCGATGTCGCGGGTGCCGATGGGTGTCTCGGCGGAGGGCGGCGAGCCGTACGGGCCCGGTCTCCTCGCGCGCTACGACGGCATCGTCCCCAACCAGGGCGTCGGGGCCGAGATGATCGCCGAGCGCTGGTCGCTCTCGCGCACGCAGCTGGACGAGTACGCGCTGTCCTCCCATGAGCGCGCGGCCGCGGCGATCGACGCGGGGCGCTTCGCGGCCCAGATCGCGCCCGTGACGCTGGACGACGGGACGGTCATCGACACCGACGAGGGCGTGCGCCGCGGCGGCACGGTCGAGAAGCTCGCCCAGATCCGCTCCGCCTTCACGGAGGACGGCACGGTGACGGCGGGCAACGCCTCGCAGATCAGCGACGGGGGCGGCGCGCTGCTGATGACGACGGGCGAGCGCGCGCGCGAGCTCGGGCTGACGCCGCTGGCGCGCGTCCACACCGCGGTGATGGCCGCCACCGACCCGGTGATCATGCTCACGGCGCCGATCCCCGCGACGGCGAAGGCGCTCGCGAAGGCCGGGCTTGGCCTCGAGGACATCGACGTCTTCGAGGTCAACGAGGCCTTCGCGTCCGTCGCGCTGGCGTGGCTCGCCGAGACCGGCGCCGACCGCGAGAAGCTCAACCCCAACGGCGGCGCGATCGCGCTCGGGCATCCGATCGGCGGCTCAGGCGCCCGGATCATGACGACGCTGATCCACCACCTGCGGGACACCGGCGGCCGCTACGGGCTGCAGACCATGTGCGAGGGCGGCGGCATGGCCAACGCCACCATCATCGAGATCCTCTAGGAGAGGCATGTCCCAGGAACTGCAGGGCAAGGTCGCGATCGTCACCGGCGCCGGACGCGGCATCGGCGAGCAGGCCGCGCTGAAGCTGGCGGCCGCCGGCGCGCACGTCGTGGTCAGCGACCGCGACGGGGACGAGGCGGGCGCGGTCGCCGCGGCGCTGGCGACGCCGGGGAGCGCGCACGTCGGGGACCTCACCGCCGACGGCGTCTGCGACGCCCTCGTGCAGCACGCGGTCGACACGTTCGGCCGCCTCGACATCGTCGTCAACAACGCGGGCTACGCGTGGGACGGTCCGATCCACAAGGTCACCGACGAGCAGTTCCAGGCGATGCTCGACATCCACACGGTCGTGCCGTTCCGGATCCTGCGGGCGGCGGCGCCGCACCTGCGCGAGCCGGCGAAGAAGGAGCGCGCGGAAGGGATCGAGGTCTTCCGCAAGGTGGTCAACGTCGTGTCCCTCGCCGGCGTGATGGGCAATGCCGGCCAGGTCGCGTACGCGGCGGCCAAGGGCGGGGCGGTCGGCCTCACGCGGGCGCTCGCCAAGGAGTGGGGCGGCCACCGGATCAACGTCAACGCGGTGGCGTTCGGGCTCATCGAGACCCGGCTGACCGCCGACCTCCCCGAGGCCGCGCGCCAGGGGCTCGCGACGCACATCCCGCTCGGTCGCGGAGCCACCGCCGACGAGGCCGCGCGGGGGATCTACTACCTGTGCTCCCCGGCCTCCGACTACGTCCACGGGCAGACCCTGAACGTGTCCGGCGGCCTGAGCGTGGGCATGACCGGCTGACCGCCGGCATCGACGCTGCGTCCTCGCGGGTGTCCCCACGGAGACCGGACGACGGAGCGCGTCGGCGAGCACTGCGCTCCCGTGTGCCCGGGACGGTCGAGACGATCTGAGGCAGGTCCGGGCGCCCCGGGGGGAGTCAGGTGCCGAACCCCGCCTCGCCGGTCAGTCCGCGCGCGCGGGCCTCCTCGATGCTGACGATCTCCCGGCCGAACGGCCGCAGGCTGACCGTCAGCAGCTTGAGGTTCGCGACGCCGAGCGGGATCCCGATGACCGTGAGGCACAGGAGCAGGCCGGTCAGGAGGTGGACCAGGGCGAGCCACCAGCCGCCGAGGACGAACCAGAGCAGGTTGCCGGCCGTCGAGCCTGCCGTCTTCCCGGGTTGGGGGACGACGGTGCGGCCGAAGGGCCAGAGGGCGTAGAAGGCCATACGGAAGGACGCGACCCCGAACGGGATCGTGATGATGAAGACGAAGCAGACGAGTCCCGCGAAGGCGTAGCCCACGAACAGCCAGAAGCCGGCGAGGACCAGCCAGATGAGGTTGAGGGCCAGGCGCACGGCGGTTCAGTTCAGGCGCCGAGGATGCGCTGCTTCTCCCGGGCGAACTCCTCGTCGGTCAGCGCGCCGCGATCGCGAAGGGCGACGAGGCGCTCCAGCAGCTCGACGGTGTCGGCAGCGGCCGGCTCGGGCGTGCTGCCGCCGGCCGCCCGCCTGACGCTCGCGCGGCCGCCGGCGGCGACGATCTGCGCCCGCAGCCGCTCGGCGTCGGCCGCGGAGAAGGAGCCGAGCGAGGACGGGGCACGGTCAGCCAGGTCCTTGGCCTCCTTCAGCCCGAGTCCGGTGGCCTCACGGCAGACCTTGATGATCCGGATCTGCTGCTCGCCCGCGGCCTCGAGGACCAGCTCGTGGTCCCCCCGCGCCGGAAGGAACGCCGCCGAGGGCGTGGGGACGACCATTGCGCCGCCGCCGAAGGGATCGTCGCTCCGCTGCTTCCTGCGCCAGAACACGGCCCTGACCTTAGCCTGCGGGCACCACCGATCGTGGACGTCGGCGAACCGCGCGGGAAACTCGGTCGGCGGCCGGGCTGGTCGGCCAGCATCTGCACGAGCTGCCACCAGGCTTGCGGCAATGTCCGAGGACGAGTCTCCCGACGCGACGAGACGGTCCCGGCGAGTACGTGCCGGACATCCCCGCCCCGAGGTCGTGAGGGACCGGCACCGCACCTGGATGGCTCCTCGCGACGAGCCGCTCCGCGGGGCCCGGCCCTACCGGTGCGCGGACAGCCGGTGGCGCGTGCCCGGCCGGCGGGCCCGGTGGCGCAGCTCGACGAGCCCGTCGCGCAGGCGCCGCATCGGCGGGGTCGCGCGGCGGCGGCGCTCGGCGTCGAGATCGGCGCCGCAGTAGGCGCAGCCCGCGGCGAACGGGGTGACGCGGCCCCCGCAGTGCGGGCAGGTGTAGGCGTCGTGCACGGAACGGCCCTCCAAGGGTGGGGTGACAGGACGGTGCCCGCAGCGTCGCGCGCCGCGCCCGGCCGCGGAAGGGGCTCATCGGGGTGCGTGGGGGACCGTCCGCGGTCGGCCGATCGACCGACGCTCGCGCGCCGACCGGCGGCGTCGTCCACGGCCGCGGTCGGTGGTAGACATCCGCGGATGAGCCAGCGCGTCCGGGTCGTGGTCGCCGACGACCATCCGCTGTTCCGCGACGGGATGGTCCGCGCGATCGAGCTGCGCCCGTCGCTGGAGCTCGTCGGCGAGGCGACCGACGGCCGCCAGGCGCTCGACCTCGCCCGCGAGCTGGCGCCCGACGTGCTGCTGCTCGACGCGCGGATGCCGGAGCTCGACGGCCTCCAGGTCCTGCAGGCCCTGCGCCGCGAGCAGCGGCCGGTGCGCGTCGTCATGTTCTCCGCCTTCGTCGACGGCCCCGTGGTGCACCAGGCGCTGGCGGGCGGCGCGGTCGGCTACCTGCCCAAGAGCGCCGAGCGCGACGAGGTCTGCGAGGCGATCGAGGCGGCCGCCCGAGGCGACTCGACGCTGCACCCGAGCCTCCAGGGCGTCCTGCTCGAGCAGCTGCGCGCCCAGGGCGTCGACGACGACCGTCCCGTCCTGACCGACCGCGAGCAGGAGATCCTCGTGCTGATCGCCGAGGGCCTCAGCGCCCCGGGGGTCGCGGCGCGGCTGCACCTCGCGCCCGGCACGGTGAAGACCCATCTGGGCCACCTCTACGAGAAGCTCGGCGTCTCCGACCGCGCGGCGTGCGTCGCCGAGGCGATGCGTCGCGGCCTGCTGGAATGACCGCCGACCGGGCCTCCGAGGTCCGCGGGATCGCGCTGCTACGGCTCGCGCTCGTGCCGGTCGCGCTGCTGGGGACCGCCACCGCCGAGCCCGACGCCACCACGGGCGCCTACCCGTGGGTGATGGCGGCGTTCGCGCTCTACGCCCTCGCCGGCCTCGTGGTCGTCCTCGCCCGGCGCGGGGCGGCGTTCACCGGGACCGGTCAGGCGTTCCTCGACCTCGTGCTGCTGGCGCTCGTCGTCTACACCAGCGGCGGTCCCGCCTCGCCCCTCACCTACGTGTTCTTCGTGCTGCCGATCGCCGCGGCGCTGCGGCTGTCCCCGCGGCTGACCGCCGCCTGGTCGGGGCTCGCCGTCCTCGCCTACCTCGCGGTGACGCTGCCGCATCCGCGCACGACCCTGCCGGGGGACTGGCAGCTCGTCGCCGCCGACAGCGCCGCGCTGCTCTGGGTCGCGGGCGCGGCCGTGATGCTCTCGGTGCTCGTCGGGCTGCGCCAGCGGGCGCTCGCCGAGCTCGCCGCCACCCGCCGCGCGCTCGTGCAGCAGACCCTCGACGCCGAGGCCCGCGAGCGCCGCCGCCTCGCCGAGCAGCTGCACGACCACGCGATCCAGAACGTGCTGCTCGCCCGCCAGGAGGTCACCGACCTCGCGCGCGGCGTGCCCGGCGCGCAGGAGCGCCTGCGCGCGGCGCTCGACGAGACCGACCGGCAGCTGCGCCGGGAGGTCTTCCAGATGCACCCGCTCGGGCTCGAGCGGGCGGGGTTGACCGCGGTGCTCGAGAGCCTCGCCGACGAGGCCGCCGAGCGCGGGAGCTTCGCGGCGACCGTGACGGTCGCGCCGGAGGTCGAGCGCACGGGAGCGTCGGAGCTGCTCGTCAGCGCCGCGCGCGAGCTGCTCGGCAACGCGGCCAAGCACGCGCACGCGACCGCCGTCCGCGTGACCGTGGCGCCGGAGGGGGAGGACCTGGCGCTGACGGTGGCGGACGACGGTCGCGGCATCCCGGACGGCCGCCTGGAGTCGGCGGTCCGGGACCGGCACATCGGCGTGGCCGCGTTGATCGAACGGGTGCGGGCCGCGGGCGGGGAGCTGCGGATCGTCACCGCCGAGGAGACCGGGACGACGGTGCAGGTCCGGGTGCCACCCGGTGGCCCGGACGCTCAGGCGGGACGGCGGCGCGGCGGATAGACCGCGTCGTGGGCCCGCCGGGCCTGCTGGATGTGCGAGCCGAGCTCCGCGAGCCGCTGCTGCAGCGGCCGGGCGCCGGAGACGAGCGCGCGACCGTCGCGACGGATCGCGAGGCGGTTGCGGTCGAGGCGATCGGCGATGGCGTCGGGGAGGGGCATGGGGGGCGTCCTTTCGGGAGGAGGTGGACGGTCACAGCCTCCCGCCGGCGCACCCGGTCCGGCATCCGCCGATCGGCAGATCCTCCGGGGTGCGCGGCGTCGGTCGATCGGCCGACGATCGTCGCGTCCGGGGCGGGCCGGGCGGCCCGGTCGGCCTCGTGCGGGGCGAGGACCGGTGCGTGATACTCGCCCGACGATGCGCCTGACCCCGCCCACCGGCCCGCTCGGTCCCCTGCTCGGCGCGGGCGGCACGGTCGCGCGCAGCGGGGCGCTGCGCCCCGTGCGACCGGACCGCCCGCTGCGCGCGGCGCTCGCCGTCCGCGGGGCCGGCGGGGCGCTGGCGTCCGCCGCCGCGCTCGGCGCGGCGCTGTGGGCGCCGCGTGCCGCGCTACACGACGAGCGTGGGACCCTCATGCAGGAGGAACTCGACGCCGACGTGCGCGCGCTGGCCGCCGCGCTGGCGGTCCGGCTGCCCGCCGCCGACGCCCGCGTGGGCGTGCTGTGTCGCAACCACCGGGGCTTCGTCGTCGCGGCGCTCGCCGCGTCCCGGGTCGGTGCCGACCTCGTGCCGCTGAACACCGACTTCGCCGGCCCGCAGCTGCGCGCGGTGCTCGACCGGGAGGGCGTGCAGCTCGTCGTCCACGACGAGGAGTTCGCCGGACTGCTGGACGGCTTCGCCGGCGGGCGGGTCGTCGCCTGGCACGACGGCCCGGTCGCGGGGGAGACCGTCGATGACCTGCTCGTCGAGGGCGCGGGCCTCCCGGCGCCGCGGGGCGCGCGCGGGAGCGGCCGCGTCGTGCTGCTGACCTCGGGCACGACCGGGGTGCCCAAGGGGGCGCCGCGCACCTCGTCGGCGACCCCGCTCGCGCTGCTCGCCGCGGCGCCCGCCGCGGTCGACCTGCTGGCCCGGATCCGGCCGGTGCCCCGGGCGGGCGCGCCGCTGCTCGTCGCGCCGCCGCTGAACCACATGTTCGGGCTCGCGGCGATGGTGGCCGGGCTCGCCGCCGGGTCCCCGCTGGTGCTGCAGCGGCGCTTCGACCCCGCCGCGGTGCTGGCGGCGCTCGCCGACCACCGTGTCGGGGTGCTGTGCGCCGTGCCGACGATGCTGCGCCGGCTCGTCGACGTCGACGACGCGCGGCCGCTGCCCGAGCTGCGGGTCGTCGCGTCGGGGGCGGCGCCGCTCTCCCCGGACCTCGTCGGCCGGGTCATGGACCGCTTCGGGGCGGTCCTCTACAACGGCTACGGCTCCAGCGAGGTCGGGGGCGTGTCGCTCGCGACCCCGTCGGACCTGCGCGCGGCGCCCGGCACGGTGGGGCGCCCGGTCCCCGGCGTGCGGGTGCGGATCCTCGACGCGGACGGTCGCGCGGTCCCGCCCGGGACGACGGGCCGGATCTTCGTCGGCAGCACGCAGCTCTTCGAGGGGTACACCGGGGGCGGGGGACGACCGGTGGTCGACGGCCTGATGGGCATCGGCGACCTCGGCCACCTCGACGACGAGGGCCGCCTGTTCGTCGACGGCCGCGACGACGAGATGATCGTGTCCGGCGGCGAGAACGTCTTCCCGCAGGAGGTCGAGGCGACGCTCGCCGCGCATCCGGCGGTCGCGGACGCCGCGGCGGTCGGCGTGGCCGACGAGGAGTTCGGCCAGCGGCTCGTCGCGTTCGTCGTCCTGCGCGGCCCGGTCACGGAGGAGGCGCTGAAGGACCACGTCCGCGCGCACCTCGCGCGCTACAAGGTGCCGCGCGCGATTACCGTCGTGGAGGCGCTTCCGCGCACCGCGACCGGGAAGATCCGGCGGGCGGCGCTCCCGCGCGACTGAGCGCTCAGGCGGCGGGGGCCTCGCGCACCGCGCGCGCGAGGTCCTGGAGCGTGCCGCGCAGCCGCTCGAAGTCGCCCGGCGTGAGCCCCATCGCGGTCGCGACGCGATCGGGGACGCACGCCGCGGACTCGCGCAGCGCCTGCCCGGCGGCGGTGAGCTGCACGAGCACCGAGCGCTCGTCCTCGGGGCGGCGGTGGCGCTCCACCAGGCCCGTCGCCTCGAGCCGCTTGAGCAGCGGGGACAGCGTGCCGTAGTCGAGCTGCAGCGCGTCGGCGAGTTCCCGCACCGTGCGCGCGTCGCGCTCCCAGAGCGCGAGCATCACGAGGTACTGCGGGTAGGTCAGGCCCAGCGGGTCCAGCAGTGGCCGATACAGCGTCGTGACCGCGCGTGAGGCGGAGTAGAGCGCGAAGCACAGGGCCTCGTCGAGGGTGAGCGGTGGCGGGGCGGCCATCCCGACATGGTACCTCCACGATTACATCGTGCACGATTGGATCGTGTGATAGGTTCTGAGCCGCGCACCACCCACCCCCACGAAAGGCCTTCCCCGATGTCCGCACTCCAGATCCCCGGCTCCGACGTCGAGCTCCACCACGAGGTCGTCGGCGCCGGCAAGCCCGTCGTCCTGATCCACGGCTGGCCGCTGAGCGGCCGCTCGTGGGAGCCGCAGATCGCGCCGCTCGTCGACGCCGGCTTCCAGGTCATCACCTACGACCGCCGCGGCTTCGGCGACTCCTCCCAGCCGTGGGACGGCTACGACTACGACACCTTCGCCGGGGACCTCGACGCGCTGCTCACGCACCTCGACGTCCGCGACGCCGCGCTCGTCGGCTTCTCGATGGGCGGCGGCGAGGTCGCCCGCTACCTCGGCACCCGCGGCAGCGAGCGCGTCCGTGCCGCCGTGTTCGCCGCCGCGGTCCCGCCGTACCTCTACAAGAGCGACGACAACCCCGACGGTGGCCTCGACGACGCGACGATCGCCGAGTTCGAGGGCGGCGTCACCGGGGACCGGCTCGCGTTCCTCGAGGGCTTCGTGTCGAACTTCTTCGCCGTCGGCGACCGCACCGATCTCGTCTCCGAGCCGCTGAAGCACTACCTCTGGCGGATCGCCTCCGGCGCCTCGCCCAAGGGCACGCTCGACTGCATCGCCGCGTTCGGCCGCACCGACTTCCGCGACGACATCGCGAAGATCGACGTGCCGACGCTCGTCATCCACGGCGACAGCGACGCCATCGTCCCGTTCGAGGTCTCCGGCAAGCGCACCCACGAGACGATCGACGGGGCGCAGCTCGCGCTGATCGAGGGCGGCCCGCACGGGCTCAACGCCACGCACGCCGACGCGTTCAACGAGGCGCTGATCTCGTTCCTGCGCACGCTCGGCTGAGCCCGCGCGGCGAGTCGGCCGGCGCGCGTGCCTGCCCGCCCGGGCGAGGGCCGGGCGGGCCGCCGTGCGGCTGCTGCCCGCAGGACCACGTCTGCGACGAGCTGGCGCAGCAACTGGCGGAGACGGTCAGCGCGCCATAGCGCGCAATCCACGGTTGCTTTCTCAAAAATTCCCCCCGTATATTCGTCCGTATGGGGGAGATGACCTACTCTGGAGAGGGATGCGGTCGGCTCGGAAAGGCGCTCCGCGCCCTCCCGGACGAGACGCTGGCACGGATGGTCGCCGCCGGGAACGACGACGCCTTCGCCGCCATCTATGCGCGCTACCTGCCGCGGCTGGAGCGCTACTGCCGAACGCTGCTGCGTGACGCCGAGGAGTCCCGCGACGTCGCGCAGGACGCGATGCTCTCGGCCTACCGGGCGCTGCCCGGCGCCTCGCGCGACATGACCTTGCGGCCCTGGCTCTACCGGATCGCGCACAACGCGGCCGTCGACGTGCTGCGCCGGCGCCGCGACGCGGTCTCCGTCGACCTCGTCGTGGACGAGATCGCGGTCACCGCCGTCGAGGAGACGGCGGACGTGCGCGATCGCCTGCGCGAGCTCGTCGGCGACCTGCGCCGGCTGCCGACGCAGCAGCGGGGCGCGCTCGTCATGCGCGAGCTCGACGGGCTCGGCTACACCGACATCGGCGACGTGCTCGGCGTCTCGCCGTCGGCCGCCCGCCGCGCGGTCGCCGACGGCCGCGCCGCGCTCGTCGACTTCCGCGAGGCGCGGTCGGCGAGCTGCGACGTCGTCATGTCGCGGATCAGCTCCGACGGGCGCACCGCGCACGGCCGCGTGATCCGCGCCCACCTCACCGGCTGCACCGACTGTCGCGACGCCGCGCGTCGCCTCGCGACGCGGCGGCGCGACCTGCGGGTGCTCTTCCCGCTCGGCCCCGCGCTGGCCCTGCCCGTCCTGCTCGGGGCGGGCGCGGGCGGCGGCGCCGTCGCCACCGGCGGGGCGCTCACGCTCGGCACCGGGCTCAGCGCGAAGCTCGCCGCGGTCGTCGCGGTCACCGCCGGGGTCGGCGTCGGCGTCAACGCGCTGGAGTCCGAGCGCTTCGCGCCGCCCGTGCCGAAGGCCGCGGCCCCCGCCGCCACGCCGCGAACGGCGCCCGCCGTCCCGCGGAGCATCCTCGCGACCGCCACCCCGCTGGACAGCTCCTCGCACGAGCGCGCATCCGTCGCCCCGGCGCAGCACCGGGCGAAGGCGCGCACGCGACGCCGCGCGGTCGCCAAGCAGCGGACGGCCGCGAAGGCCCGGCGGGTGCGCGCCGTCGCGCGTCCGCGCTCCGCGCCGCGTCAGCCGGCGGTCACCGCCGTGCGCAGTGCCCGGCAGATCACGCGATCGAGCCTCCAGACCGCCCGCAAGGCGGCGGCCGCGACCGGCAACCCGACCGCCCGCAAGGCGACCGACTTCGGCACGCAGATCGCCGAGAAGGCCAGCGGCGACGCGCTGAAGCTCGTCGAGTCGATCCTCGGCGGCAGGCCCTAGAAGGCGGGCGGCGCAGGACGCCGCCCCCTCCGACGTTCGTCCAGCACGGGCGCGCCCACGGCGCGCCCGTCGTCGTCGTGTGGCCGGGGCGTCGGGGTGCGGAGGCCCACCACCACTGGAGGTTCCCCGGGGACCTGCGACAGCCATCGCGGGTCCCGGCTCGGCGGTCGTGCGGCACCGTGAAGTACGGACTCCGAGCATCGGAGTCCGCAGGTGCCAAGTGCCACAAACCCCCTCACAGCGGGCGTGGCCGTTCGTGGTGGAAGGCAGTCGACCCCGCCCAAGGGTCGGCGGAACCCGCGGACCGCAGGATGCGGTCCAGTCCCAACGGAGGTCCACCATGAGGTCCAAGTCCCTGATCGCCGCGCTCAGCATCGGCGCAGCGCTCGTCCCGGCCGCCACGGCGCACGCGGCGACCCCCTCGACGTCCAGCCGGTCGGACGTCGCGAGCATCACCACGGCGCTGGAGCGCGCCGACCAGCAGGCGACCGCGCTGCGCCGCGCGGTGCGCCTCGGCGCCACCGCGCGCATCCGCATCACCCTGCGCGCCACCCAGGCCGCCGCCGCCCGCGCCGAGCAGGAGGTCCGCCGCCTGTCCGTCGCACGTGACGGAGCCGACGCACCCGCCGCGGCCGACCTCGCGGTCGGCGCCCTCCTCGTCGTCGAGCAGCACACCGACGACGCGGTCCTGTTCACCGACCTCCTCGACGACGTCCGCGGCCGGCTGTCCGCGTCCTTCGCCGACGCGGTCGCGACCGCGATCGCCCGGCGGGAGGCGCTGCTCGCGCTCGTCGCCGAGCTCCAGCGGTCCGCCCCGCAGGACGTCCGCCCGCAGATCGCCGAGGCGGTCGTCGGGCTCACCGTCCGCGTGAAGGACCTGGCCGCCGCGCTCGCGCGCGTCATGCCCCGCACCGACCTCCCGACGCGGGTCAGCGCCAAGATCCAGGCGATCATCACCGGCCTGCCCGCCCGCGTGGACCGCGAGGCCCAGGTCTGGGGGAAGGTCATGGTCGACGTCCGCGCCGACCTGAAGACCCGCGTCTGGACGGTCATGGACGACCTCGCCCGCGCCATGGAGCGCCTCGGCGACCGCATGGACCGCATGGTCCGCACGGGCGCCAAGGCCACCGCCACCCTCCTGACGGGGCTCACCGCCTCGCTGGCGAAGGTCTCGGCGCTCCTCACCACCCCGCCCGCCCCGGCGGTCACACCGGCGCCCGCCACGGAGGGCGCGCCGGTGTCCGGCGCCACCCTGGAGCTGCTGGCCTCGCTCCTGGTCCGCGTCGGCTGAGATGCGCACCGTGCCGGGCGGCCCCCGCCGCCCGGCACCGCGCAGGGGAGAGCACGTCGTGTCCATCCAACTCGTCGTCATCGACCGGGCCCAGCTCCTGTCCCACGCGCTCGGACGCGTGCTGCGGGACTGCCCCGACATCACGCTTGCGGGAAGCTGGCGTTCCGTCGCCGAAGCCCGGGCCGGGCTCACCTACCGGCCCGACGCCGTCGTCCTGATCGGCGCCGACCTGCTGGACCAGGAGCTGCCGGCGGCCCTCGAGGGCCGCACCGTCATCGCCTGGGTCAGCGAGCACGGCCCCGCCCCGGCGGCCCGGACCGTCTCCGCGGTCGCCCACAAGCGCGACGGCCCGGGAGCGGTGCCGTGCGCCGTCGCCCGGGCCGTCGGGCGCCGCCGTCCCTGGTAGGCCGGGACGGCACGTCGCAGTGCGAGGATCGCGATTTGCGATCCTCGCTGCATGTCCCCCCTCAAGCTCGTCCACACCTGCGTTCGCGTCCGCGACATCGACGCGTCGGTCCGCTTCTACGAGACGCTCGGCTTCGAGCGCCGCGGCCAGCTGAACTTCGACAGCGCCTACAACGTCTACCTCGGCCTCCCCGGGGAGGGGGACCAGCTCGAGCTCACCGTGAACGTCGGCCGCGAGGAGCCCTACGACCTCGGCGAGGGCTACAACCACGTCGCGCTGACCGTCGACGACCTCGACGCGACGCTCGCCACGCTGCGCGAGCAGCTCGGCGTCGAGCCCGAGAAGCCCGCCTACCGGCCGGGGGACCGCGACGACCTGCCGCGCATCGCGTTCGTCGCCGACCCCGACGGGTACCGGATCGAGCTCATCGACGGCGGCGCGTTCGCGACCCCGCAGGACGGGCCGCACCCCTCGGCGGGGTGACGGCGGCTCAGTCGTCGGAGCGGGCGCCGGCGAGCTTCGCGCTCGGGGCGCCCGCCAGGCGGATCCGGCCGACCTCGTCGCGGTCGAACAGGCCGCCGCCGTCGAGCGTCGACCCGGGCAGCTCCACGGCGCCCTGCTGCAGCGCGGTCCGCGCGGCGTCCTGCGGGATGTCGTAGAGGAGCGTCAGCGTCGCGCTGCCCCCGGGCTGCAGCGGGTAGATGTCGCGGTCGCCATAGCGGAAGCCGGCGGAGCTCTCGGCGTAGGTGTTCTGGCCGATGACGAGGCTCGAGCGCACGGAGTTGACCGGCCGCGTCGTCTGGTTGGTCACGGTCACGCGGGCGACCACGAAGCGGCCGCGAGCGCGCTCGGGCTCGAGGAAGGACTCCGCCCGCGGGAGCACCTGGCGCGTCGACGCGCCCTCGAGCT containing:
- a CDS encoding thiolase family protein; this encodes MRDAVIVEAVRTPVGKRGGGLSTVHPVDLSAHLLGALVDRTGVDPAVVDDVIWGVGAQVGDQSFNVARSAVLAAGWPEEVPGVSLDRQCGSSQQAVHFAAAGLVSGQYDVVVAGGMESMSRVPMGVSAEGGEPYGPGLLARYDGIVPNQGVGAEMIAERWSLSRTQLDEYALSSHERAAAAIDAGRFAAQIAPVTLDDGTVIDTDEGVRRGGTVEKLAQIRSAFTEDGTVTAGNASQISDGGGALLMTTGERARELGLTPLARVHTAVMAATDPVIMLTAPIPATAKALAKAGLGLEDIDVFEVNEAFASVALAWLAETGADREKLNPNGGAIALGHPIGGSGARIMTTLIHHLRDTGGRYGLQTMCEGGGMANATIIEIL
- a CDS encoding SDR family NAD(P)-dependent oxidoreductase; this translates as MSQELQGKVAIVTGAGRGIGEQAALKLAAAGAHVVVSDRDGDEAGAVAAALATPGSAHVGDLTADGVCDALVQHAVDTFGRLDIVVNNAGYAWDGPIHKVTDEQFQAMLDIHTVVPFRILRAAAPHLREPAKKERAEGIEVFRKVVNVVSLAGVMGNAGQVAYAAAKGGAVGLTRALAKEWGGHRINVNAVAFGLIETRLTADLPEAARQGLATHIPLGRGATADEAARGIYYLCSPASDYVHGQTLNVSGGLSVGMTG
- a CDS encoding YccF domain-containing protein, which translates into the protein MRLALNLIWLVLAGFWLFVGYAFAGLVCFVFIITIPFGVASFRMAFYALWPFGRTVVPQPGKTAGSTAGNLLWFVLGGWWLALVHLLTGLLLCLTVIGIPLGVANLKLLTVSLRPFGREIVSIEEARARGLTGEAGFGT
- a CDS encoding ribosomal protein L7/L12, whose translation is MFWRRKQRSDDPFGGGAMVVPTPSAAFLPARGDHELVLEAAGEQQIRIIKVCREATGLGLKEAKDLADRAPSSLGSFSAADAERLRAQIVAAGGRASVRRAAGGSTPEPAAADTVELLERLVALRDRGALTDEEFAREKQRILGA
- a CDS encoding response regulator, which encodes MSQRVRVVVADDHPLFRDGMVRAIELRPSLELVGEATDGRQALDLARELAPDVLLLDARMPELDGLQVLQALRREQRPVRVVMFSAFVDGPVVHQALAGGAVGYLPKSAERDEVCEAIEAAARGDSTLHPSLQGVLLEQLRAQGVDDDRPVLTDREQEILVLIAEGLSAPGVAARLHLAPGTVKTHLGHLYEKLGVSDRAACVAEAMRRGLLE
- a CDS encoding sensor histidine kinase; its protein translation is MTADRASEVRGIALLRLALVPVALLGTATAEPDATTGAYPWVMAAFALYALAGLVVVLARRGAAFTGTGQAFLDLVLLALVVYTSGGPASPLTYVFFVLPIAAALRLSPRLTAAWSGLAVLAYLAVTLPHPRTTLPGDWQLVAADSAALLWVAGAAVMLSVLVGLRQRALAELAATRRALVQQTLDAEARERRRLAEQLHDHAIQNVLLARQEVTDLARGVPGAQERLRAALDETDRQLRREVFQMHPLGLERAGLTAVLESLADEAAERGSFAATVTVAPEVERTGASELLVSAARELLGNAAKHAHATAVRVTVAPEGEDLALTVADDGRGIPDGRLESAVRDRHIGVAALIERVRAAGGELRIVTAEETGTTVQVRVPPGGPDAQAGRRRGG
- a CDS encoding AMP-binding protein — protein: MRLTPPTGPLGPLLGAGGTVARSGALRPVRPDRPLRAALAVRGAGGALASAAALGAALWAPRAALHDERGTLMQEELDADVRALAAALAVRLPAADARVGVLCRNHRGFVVAALAASRVGADLVPLNTDFAGPQLRAVLDREGVQLVVHDEEFAGLLDGFAGGRVVAWHDGPVAGETVDDLLVEGAGLPAPRGARGSGRVVLLTSGTTGVPKGAPRTSSATPLALLAAAPAAVDLLARIRPVPRAGAPLLVAPPLNHMFGLAAMVAGLAAGSPLVLQRRFDPAAVLAALADHRVGVLCAVPTMLRRLVDVDDARPLPELRVVASGAAPLSPDLVGRVMDRFGAVLYNGYGSSEVGGVSLATPSDLRAAPGTVGRPVPGVRVRILDADGRAVPPGTTGRIFVGSTQLFEGYTGGGGRPVVDGLMGIGDLGHLDDEGRLFVDGRDDEMIVSGGENVFPQEVEATLAAHPAVADAAAVGVADEEFGQRLVAFVVLRGPVTEEALKDHVRAHLARYKVPRAITVVEALPRTATGKIRRAALPRD
- a CDS encoding MarR family winged helix-turn-helix transcriptional regulator, translating into MAAPPPLTLDEALCFALYSASRAVTTLYRPLLDPLGLTYPQYLVMLALWERDARTVRELADALQLDYGTLSPLLKRLEATGLVERHRRPEDERSVLVQLTAAGQALRESAACVPDRVATAMGLTPGDFERLRGTLQDLARAVREAPAA